The Streptomyces collinus DNA segment GGAAGTGAAGACGCTCGACAAGCCCGATGAGCGGCGTGATTTCCCCCGCGGCCACCTCGAAGCCGTCCACATGACGGAGCTCGACTTCGCCGTGGCCACCTTCGAGCCAGGCTGGCGCTGGACGGAGTCCGTGGCCCCGATCGCGGGCACCGCGACCTGCCAGATGCATCACTACTGCTTCATGGCGCAGGGCCGCATGCACATCCTCATGGACGACGGCGGGGAGTCCGAGGTCGGCCCCGGCGACGTCTTCGTCTGCTCGCCCGGTCACGACGCCTGGGTCGTGGGTGACGAGCAGGTCGTGGTCTACGACTTCGAGGGCCAGACGGCGAAGGAGTACGCGAAGCCGGAGTAGCGAGTCCTGCCCGCACTCTCGGAAGCCGATCGGTTTACGCTTCACGACATAGGAGCCGGTCGGTTTCCGCGCTGTGAGCCATGAGGGAGGCTCCGCCTCCAAGGCCGCCTTCCGGTCGCAGACCAACTCGCCGCGCCTGGACCTGAAGCCGCGCGGCATCGACGTCGCGGGCCTCCATGCCGGCTACGTCGGCACGGACTGACCGCCGGGGTCGACGCCCCCCAGTCCACGGCCGGCTCCGTCGCGGCCCAGGCCCTCGACGGCATCGCGTCCGGCGCCCACGAGGTCCTGGCCGGCGACCTCTCGCGGCCGGGCTCGCGGCGGGCCCGGCCGCCCTCTGCCCGCAGCTCACCGCCGTCTGATCACACCGGCAGCAGCCGCGCCACCAGGGCGCTCAACTGCCGGGCGTTGCGGCACTCGTGCATCGCGACCAGCTCGGCGTAGGCGGGCGCGACGGAGTCGCCCGTGCCCCAGCGCGAGCGCTGCTCCGGGTTCAGCCAGTGCACACGGCGGGCACGTTCGGCGATCTGCCGCACGGCGGGCAGATTCGGGTCGCTCCGGTTCGTGCGGGCGTCACCCAGCACGAACACGGTCGTGCGCGAACCGACCGTGTCCGCGTACCGCTCGGCGAACTCGCCCAGCGCCATGCCGTAGTCACTGCTGCCGTGGTAGCCCGTGACCGCGGCCTCTCCCTGGATCCGGCTGCTCAGTCCCTCCGGGTCGGCCCGGCCGCGCTCCAGCAGCCCGGTCACCTCGTCGATCCGGTTGACGAAGGCGAACACCCGCACCTTGCTGAACTGGTCGTGCAGCGCCTGCACCAGCAGCATCGTGAAGTCGGAGAAGCCGGAGACCGACCCCGACACATCGCACAGCAGCACCAGTTCGGGGCGCATGGGACGCCGTCTGCGCAGCACCGGCTTCATCGGCACCCCGCCCGTCGACAGCGAACCGCGCAGGGTCCGCCGCAGATCGATCGAGCCACGCGAGGCACGACGGCGCCGGGCCGCCAGCCGGGTCGCGAGCTTGCGGGCAAGTGGCTGCACCGTCCTGCGCAGTTCGGCCAGCCGGTCCTGCCCGGCGAACAGGAAGTCGACCCGGTCGGCGGTCGGGGCCACCGCCCGCCGGGCGATCTCGTCCCGGCCGCGCCGCTCGGCGACCCGCCGCCGCGCCTCCGCCGCCACCAGAGCGCGGAAGACGTCGATGCGCCGCCGGATCTCGTCCTCCAGCAGCCGGTCCGCGAAGCCCTGGCTCCCGCCCTGCCCCCGGACGTTGTCGCGCACCCGGGCCAGCAGCGTCTGGGGCCGCAGCCGTTCGAGCGTCTGGTACGACGACCAGCCGTCCGACTCCGGCGAGGAACCGTAGCCGCCGAAACCGTCGACCGCCTCGATCGCGAGCCGGCCCAGCATCGCCCGGTCGTCGGCGGTCAGGGCGTCGGCCAGCCGGTCCCGCAGGTCCTCCCGCCCGGCCGTCGGCTGCTCCGGGCCGCCGACGCCGCGCGGGAAGTAGAGGTCGAAGACGGGGTCGAACACCTGCCGTTGCCCGGGCCCGTGCAGCAGCGTCGCCGCGAGCCCCTCGCGCAGCAGCTCCCGGTCCGCGAGGCCCAGTTCCTCGACCGCCCGGCCCGCGTCGACGCTCTCGCCGGTGCCGATCCGCATGCCGTGCGCGCGCAGCGCCCCG contains these protein-coding regions:
- a CDS encoding cupin domain-containing protein, encoding MLEVKTLDKPDERRDFPRGHLEAVHMTELDFAVATFEPGWRWTESVAPIAGTATCQMHHYCFMAQGRMHILMDDGGESEVGPGDVFVCSPGHDAWVVGDEQVVVYDFEGQTAKEYAKPE
- a CDS encoding vWA domain-containing protein; this encodes MTTPAGVAERLTSLVGALRAHGMRIGTGESVDAGRAVEELGLADRELLREGLAATLLHGPGQRQVFDPVFDLYFPRGVGGPEQPTAGREDLRDRLADALTADDRAMLGRLAIEAVDGFGGYGSSPESDGWSSYQTLERLRPQTLLARVRDNVRGQGGSQGFADRLLEDEIRRRIDVFRALVAAEARRRVAERRGRDEIARRAVAPTADRVDFLFAGQDRLAELRRTVQPLARKLATRLAARRRRASRGSIDLRRTLRGSLSTGGVPMKPVLRRRRPMRPELVLLCDVSGSVSGFSDFTMLLVQALHDQFSKVRVFAFVNRIDEVTGLLERGRADPEGLSSRIQGEAAVTGYHGSSDYGMALGEFAERYADTVGSRTTVFVLGDARTNRSDPNLPAVRQIAERARRVHWLNPEQRSRWGTGDSVAPAYAELVAMHECRNARQLSALVARLLPV